In a single window of the Chaetodon trifascialis isolate fChaTrf1 chromosome 19, fChaTrf1.hap1, whole genome shotgun sequence genome:
- the LOC139348080 gene encoding uncharacterized protein, translated as MAEFRWIKISVFLMLVLQFTAGRDSVIGRLGDEVTLPCDSVTNDQTDCNRTTWTFKVSRREAAVELVDVSDRLSVTEDCSLVMKTVTDEDVGRYTCREFISGKQGSDSLVHLSVIHMTEHKDTDKATLICSVTTYERCELKVQWLYNGQEGDEHNQQIRTPQPACVDSVKFLSSHYIYTPRYEFFKCKVTDGDKEELFAFIRQPSGEKPGEDKTTTTTTTTTTAESSTKAGTITTIKGASTELKGRD; from the exons ATGGCTGAATTCAGATGGATTAAAATATCTGTGTTTCTGATGCTGGTGCTTCAGTTTACAG cGGGACGAGACTCCGTCATTGGCAGACTTGGAGATGAAGTCACTTTGCcgtgtgacagtgtgacaaaTGATCAGACTGACTGTAACAGGACAACGTGGACTTTCAAAGTTTCaagaagagaagcagcagtGGAGCTGGTTGATGTGTCAGACAGACTGAGCGTCACAGAGGACTGTTCTCTGGTCATGAAGACGGTCACAGACGAGGATGTTGGTCGTTACACATGCAGAGAGTTCATATCAGGAAAACAAGGTTCAGACTCTTTGGTTCATCTGTCTGTTATTCACA TGACTGAACATAAGGACACTGATAAGGCGACGTTAATCTGCTCTGTGACGACATATGAACGATGTGAACTCAAAGTGCAGTGGTTATATAACGGTCAAGAAGGGGATGAACATAACCAACAAATCAGGACACCACAGCCTGCTTGCGTCGACTCTGTGAAGTTTCTGtcttcacattacatttacacacCAAGGTATGAATTCTTCAAGTGTAAAGTGACcgatggtgacaaagaggagctgTTTGCCTTCATCCGTCAGCCGTCAGGCGAGAAACCAG GTGaggacaaaacaacaacaacaacaacaacaacaacaacagcagaatcAAGCACAAAAGCAGGAACCATCACCACAATCAAAGGAGCTTCAACAGAACTTAAAGGTCGAGACTGA